The Candidatus Omnitrophota bacterium genome segment CTTCCGCGTCCGGATACTACATCCATCAAGATCAGCGCGGATGAGCAGGTTGCTCTTTTGAATAAGCTTTTGGACGGTAAACTTCCGTTCTCTGAAAAGAATATCGCGATACTACGCGATATTATGCGGGCAGAGAAGACCGGTAAAGGAACGCTTTACGGTAAGACCGGATCCGGCGCGGGGCCGGATGGTAAATGGAATGTGGGCTGGTTTGTAGGTTTTCTTGAACATAACGGTACGACCTACGTTTTCGCGTGTAATATTACCGGAGGCGATAATCCATCGGGCAAGACTGCCCGGACGATCATAGAGAGCATCTTTAAGTCTCAAAACCTGTTGTAATAACAACTCATCCCTATGGTCGTTTTAAAAAGCGCGGTCATAGGGATTTTTTATGCTGGGAGGCGGCCGCGCCCGCCTTCGCCAAAGTGCTTTCGCCTTTGGCTTCGGCGAGGCAAGGGTCCTTGGAAAGGGGCCTCGGTGCGGGTCGGGCGAGGCGCAAGGAGCCAGTGATAGTGGTCAAAAAAATCGATGTCCATGTCCATCACTTTTGGGGTTTTGGCATAAATGGTCAAACCGGCTAAAACAAGCGTCCAGCGTCGGAAAACAGGCAGTTTTAGGGGTATCCTGCGGGCGTTCGGGAGGGTCAAAAAAGGGCGTTTTGATGGACATGGATGGAAATGATTTTACCGACCTGATCAGATATTTCTCTTGACTCTCAGGAGCATCATGGTAAAATGTCCACTAATTAGAAATGTCCACTAAATAGTGGACATTTAGGAAAAGTGGACATTTAATAATATCTTGGTTTTCAGAGGGCCAAGTAAGGATTGAGTGAAGGAGTTGCTACGATGAAAATACTTTTAGGAGATAAGGCGAACATAATCATTCGCGCCATGCTAACTCAACCCGATAGGAAATGGGTCGCCAGAGATTTCGAGAAAGAATTTGGCGTGGGACGCGCGCGCGCGGCAAAAGTATTATCAGAATTGCGCGCCAAAGGGTTTGTCGGAGGAGTCCGGTCTGGCAGGCTCGCGCACAGTATATTGCAAAATAAAGAAGAGCTTCTTGAGGAATGGCTTAAAGTCTATAAGTTTGAGCTTAACGAAGCCCATCTTTATTACTCAACCCGAGAGGATATTCTTCCCCGGCTAAAGGAGTATTTTGCTGGCAAAAAGGAGCCAAGCAAATATGCACTGACCCTTCATACCGGAGCCAATCTTATTACCAGCTACGTGAATACGCAGACGATATATTGTTACTTGCCGGTAGCGGATTTCAAACGCGCCTCGCTAGACTTGCGGCAGGTGCTTGATTTGAAGGAATTAAAAACGGGCGGTAATTTCTATTTAATAAACCCATATTATCGAAGCGCCACATTTTTCAATACCCAGGTGATCAAAGGCTACAACGTTGTTTCGAATCTTCAGCTTTATTTGGATCTCTACCATTTTCCGCAGAGAGGCCGGGATCACGCTGAGTATTTACTCAAAACATTAAAAGAGGAAGGAAAGCCAATTGCTTAAAGAATTCCCGGGAGAAAAACTCCTCATCAAGGTTATAGACGATCTCGCTGATTTTTTGCCGTACCTTGTTCTAGTCGGCGGTTGGGTGCCGTACATCTATGCCAAACACATGTGGAAAGACGTCCCCAATATGGCAGTGACTACTGGAGATATTGATTTTGGTGTCGGAGATCATGACTTTAAAGGGAAGGATACCGTTGCTTCTCGGGTGCAACGATTGGGATATGGCGAGCGCCACGCATCAATGGACAGATTGATTCCTTTTGTGCCTATTGTAAAAGATTCATCGGGAGATGCTAAAGCAGAGGTCGAATTTATTACCGACCCAAAGGTTTCCCGGAAAGTCATTAATAAAATCGTTGGCCAAGAAATCAAGATCAATGAAATCCAGCATTTCAGTTTGTTGCTTGGCTCTGTCATGCCGGTAAAAATGAACGGTAAGAGTATTCAGATTCCGACAGAATCGATGTTTGTTTTCCATAAACTACTGACGTTTGTGGATCGGGAAAATAAAGCTAAGCTCAGGAAAGACCTATACTACGTCTACTATATGATCAGATTTAGCCCGACAAAGGCACAACTTTGTGACGACGTGGTCGGCCTTATCAAAAAACTTAAAGAAGGCAAGCAGGTCAAAGAGAACCTCAAAGAGTATTTCGCCAGTGTTGATTTGAAGGGGCCTTTATTTGTTGAGCAGGAAAACGGTCCGGACGCTTATGTCGCGAATGTAAGAGAAGACGCGTTTGAAAAATTCGGAGATATTCGGCGAAGGGTTGAGGAATGAGAACCTTCGCGATCGGTGACATCCATGGCGCCTACAAGGCGATGATGCAGTGCTTTGAGCGCTCAAAGTTCGATTATAAGAAAGACCGCCTGATCGTGATGGGCGATGTTTGCGATGGGTATCCGGATGTCAGGCAGTGCATCGATGAGTTATTAAAGCTCAAGCATTGTAATCTGATCATTGGCAATCATGACATGTGGGTGCTGGACTGGGCCTTGCGAGGCGACAAGCCGGAGATATGGACTAAGCAGGGCGGTGACCGGACAATGGCGTCGTATAACGGCGGACCCATGCCGCAGACGCATATCGACTTCCTAAAAAGCGGACATCTTTGGTTGGAGGTCGGGAATAAGCTTTTTGTCCATGCCGGTTTTGTGCCGGATTTGCCATTGGAACAAAATAGCGCTCAGGTACTTGTGTGGGACAGGGATTTACTCAAAGACGCGTGGGAAGCGGCTAATTATAGACGGGAAGCCCAGATCACAAAATATGACGACATTTTTATCGGACATACGACAACAGAGCTTTATAGAACTCTCCAGCCGATTCATGTTTGCAACGTATGGGATTTGGACACTGGCGCTGGATGGTCGGGCAAGCTGACGATTATGGATGTTGATACAAAGGAATACTGGCAATCGGAGTTATCAAAGGATTTATACGGCGGGACACCGGACAATTTAGCTAGGACGAAATAATATGAACTACTGGTGGACATCGGATTATCACTTTTCGCACGCCAATATTATCAAGTATTGCGGGCGGCCGTTTGAGACGGTTGAGGAGATGAATGAGACGATCATTCGCAAGCATAATGAGCGGGTGAAGCCAGAAGATACTGTCTTCTTTCTCGGGGATTTCATATTTAAGGGTGGCAAAGAAGGCGGCGAAGAAAAATATAGGCACTTTGAAAAGAGGTTAAACGGCAAATTCATCTTCATCAAGGGCAATCACGACCGGCACAACAGCCTCAACACGATCATTTCGAAGGTCTATATTCACTACGGCTCAAAGGATATCTGTATGACGCACCGGGCCGAGGACGCGGACCCAAATGTGCCATGGAATTTCTGCGGACACGTTCATGAGAAATACAAGATCAAACGGTTGAATGAGAATTCTATAATCGTGAATCTTTGTGTTGAAGTGTGGGATTATTGTCCGGTCGCGTTTAAGCAGATCAGTTCCGTGATTGCGACATTCTTGAAGGAGGAGAAGAAGGGCGCAGTGAATTAAGATGAAGGCACTTGCTGAAACGGTTTTTATAAACGAGATTGTGTTGCAATCAAAGATTGCAGAATTGGCCGCTAAACGTTTATCGGCTATCAAGGACAATTTCGATCAGATTGAAGTCTGGAGTTCAATTCAATCAATTCTCATAGCCGCTGGAAATGTATCGAAGATTTTATGGCCACAAAAAGAATATGAGGCAAGAGGCGAAAGATTGCGGGAGTTACTTAAAGTCGACGATAACAATATGCTTTCTGATAGTAGCTTACGTAATCATTTCGAACACTATAGTGATTTAGGGACGGTTCTGAGGCTGAGATTAGACCTGTCCCTTTCTACATGACAGAAGTATAATGGGGACAGGTCTGGGATGGCGACGAGAACCGTCCCGTAATACCCTATTTGGCTCGCGGCGGGAAAATAACCGTAGCGTCGGGCGATTGGAACCCATCGTGGATTACCATGATAAAATTTGAATCGATTGATAAGTTTAACGCGTGGTGGCATTCGCCCGAGTATAAGGCGATCGCCATGCTACGCGAAAAAGCGAGCAGGACGAATGTGGTAGTTGTGGAAGGGGTATAGCGTGTCAGTTTATATGATCGTTGAAGCAAAAGAAGTTATGGATAAGAATAAGTACGGCGAGTATATCAAAAAAGTGCCGCAGACCATAGACAAATTCGACGGCGAATACTTAGCCCGTGGCGGCAAAGTGACGGTTGCTTCAGGCGACTGGGATCCGGCGAGGATCATAATGGTTCGGTTCGAATCGATGGAAAAATTTAACGCATGGTGGAATTCGCCGGAGTATCGGGTAATCGCGCCTTTACGCGAAGAATCAACCAGGACAAACGCGATAGTGGTGGAGGGAGTATAAATAAAAATGAAAGCGAGATTTAAGGCGATAAAGGAACATTTTGAAACCGAAGCGAAGAGATTCGATAAAGTGTTTTTTAAAATAGCGCCATTCTACAAAGAAGCTATCGAAGCGTTGGTGTTGACGCTTCCTTTTGAGAATAGTAAGAAACCAAAAATTATCGACTTAGGATGTGGTACCGGCAATATAACCAAAGCGGTTAAGGAAAGATATCCTGCCGCCCGTGTAGTCTGTCTCGATATGGCGCAAAATATGATTGACATGGCAAAGGCCAAACTTAAAGGGCATAAAGATGTTGAGTATTGGGTAGGCGATATATGTAAATATGATTATTCCAATAAGCCCGACGCGGTTATCTCGTCTTTGGTTTTACATCATTTGGACAAGAAAAACAAAAAGTTGTTTTACCGTAAGATATTTAACGCTTTACCCAGAGGCGGCGTATTTTATAGCGCTGATTTTGTATTGCCTTCGAGTGATTACTTGGCTAAAGCATATATTGAGAAGTGGAAGAGATTTATGCGCAAGAGTTTTTCGCCCGCGCAGATTAACGATATCCTGACAAAACATAAAGACGAAGACAGGCCGGCCGAGCTTATTTTTGAAATTGATCTTTTACGTAAAACCGGTTTTAGCGATGTGGAAGTGGTTTGGAAAAATTATAATTTTGCCGTATATGGCGGGATCAAATAATGGTTTGGGTAATGTAATTCCATAACAGAGAACGGAGAGTAAATCGTGAAAAAGTGGTACGAGTCATTATTCGAAAATTACGCCCATAAATATGACAAAGAATGTTACGTTCAGGGCACTGCGGGCGAATGTGATTTTGTCGAGCAGGAAATAGGGCAGGATAGGTCCCTAAAGATATTGGACATCGGTTGCGGTACCGGCCGCCACACGATTGAACTGGCAAAGAGGGGGTACAACGTTACCGGCGTTGACCTTTCCGGGAATCAGATAAATTGGGCAAGGGAAAAGGCCAAAGAGGCAGGCTTGACCATCGATTTCCAGGTACAGGATGCGTGCAACCTCTCTTTTGACTGTGAATTTGATCTGGCGATTATGTTGTGCGAAGGCGGATTCTCTCTTATGGAAACAGATGAGATGAATTTTGAGATACTCAAGAGCGCCACAAAAGCGCTTAAAAGTAAAGGCAAGCTCATTTTTACCACATTAAACGGGCTGTTTCCGCTGTTTCATTCGGTCAGCGAATTCTATAAATCGGCCGGGAAAGAAGGCCAATCCCAGTGCAAGGAGTGCTCCTTCGATCTCTTGACTTTCCGGGACCACAATCGCGTTGAATTTGAAGATGATTCTGGAAATAAAAAAGTATTGGAATGCAATGAACGATGTTATGTTCCCAGCGAAATTACCTGGCTACTTCGTTCGCTTGGATATAAAAAGATAGAAATTTTTGGCGCGAAACTCGGCGCATATTCACGAAATGATAAGCTTACTACTGACGATTTCGAGATGCTCGTTGTCGCAGTAAAATGAGCAATCCGGTGATAATGGGATGTGTCCCCATTTGCCCCCATATTAGGCGATGGAAGATGTTAAGTAGTATTCGAGATCAAGGGCTCGTAATGGGCGATGTTTACGACGGTTATTCTTATGGTAAAAAGTGCATTGATGATCTTTTGAATAGGTATGATTTAGGGACGGTTCTGAGGCTGAGATTAGACCTGTCCCTTTCTACATGACAGAAGTATAATGGGGACAGGTCTGGGATGGCGACGAGAACCGTCCCGTAATATCAAAAGGATAGATTGCAATTTCTTGAAAAGATTATGAAAAAAACCAATCCCAGCGTGTACATTAAAACTTTTGGCTGTCAAATGAACTTCCGGGATTCGGAGTTCGTCATAGGCCTGCTCATCGACGAAGGATTCGCTATCGCGGATTCGATCGGGACGGCGGATGTTGTGATATTCAATTCTTGCTCCGTGAGAAAGCACGCTGAGGACAGGCTCTTCAGCAACATAGGCGATCTCGGGAAGCTCAAAAAGAAAAAACCCGGCCTTGTGATCGGACTTATGGGATGCACGGCGCAGAGTTACGGCGCCGCGGCGCTGGAGAGGGCGCCGCTCATCGATTTTGTATGCGGGACGGGCAATGAGAGCGAGATCGGGCGGATAATCCGCAGTGTTGCCGCAGACCGGTGCCGCATAGTTGCCGTCGACAAAGTAAACGCGAAGAAGCCGGAGATTTTTCCGCGATACCGGGCGGCCCCATTCAAAGCTTTTGTTTCTATAGGCGAGGGGTGCGATAATTTCTGTTCGTACTGTATCGTACCCTATGTGCGCGGCCGGGAGCGTTCGCGCGAGGCGGCGGATATTATTCGGGAGGTTAATGATCTGGCAGGGCAGGGGTTCAAAGAAGTGACGCTCCTCGGGCAGAATGTCAATTCGTACGGCCCGGCGCAGGGCGGGTTTGTAAAATTGTTGGAGGGGATCGAGAGGATCGACGGCATCGAGCGCGTGCGTTTCATGACGAGCCACCCGAAGGACGCGTCGCCTGAGTTATTCAAAGCCATGAGGGACCTCGGCAAAGTCTGCGAGCACCTTCATCTACCTCTACAATCCGGCTCAAACCGTATATTGAAACTCATGAACAGGAAATACACCGCCGGACATTATGAAAAATTAATAGAGGATTACAGAAAAATATTGCCGGGCGGGGCGATAACCACCGACATAATAGCCGGTTTTCCTTCGGAGGCGGATAAGGATTTTAAAGACACGCTGAAGCTTATGAAAAAGATAGGCTTTGACAGCGCCTTTACTTTCAAATATTCTCCCCGTCCTCCTGCGAAATCGTGTAAACTAAAAGACAGCGTCAGCGAAAATGTAAAAGAAGAACGGCTGAAGGCGATAATGGATGTCCAGTGCGAGGTATCACTCGCCAGGAACTCTTTGCTCGCAGGAAAGACGGTCGAAATATTAGTCGACGGCCGCGGCAAGGACACGGATAAAATCACCGGCAGGACGCGAACCAACAAGGTAGCCGTGTTCGACGGGTCTTCGCGTCTTATAGGTAAAACGGTAAACGTGAAAATAATTTCCGCCACAGCGTTCGCGTTAAAAGGTAGGAAGGGATGAGGGGGAAGGTTATGGTAAAAGTAAAAGTTTTAATGGGTTTTGCATTCATATTCATTTCAACTGCGGCCTTTGGGCTATCTACTGCCGGCGCCGATGTCGT includes the following:
- a CDS encoding metallophosphoesterase, whose protein sequence is MNYWWTSDYHFSHANIIKYCGRPFETVEEMNETIIRKHNERVKPEDTVFFLGDFIFKGGKEGGEEKYRHFEKRLNGKFIFIKGNHDRHNSLNTIISKVYIHYGSKDICMTHRAEDADPNVPWNFCGHVHEKYKIKRLNENSIIVNLCVEVWDYCPVAFKQISSVIATFLKEEKKGAVN
- a CDS encoding type IV toxin-antitoxin system AbiEi family antitoxin, translated to MKILLGDKANIIIRAMLTQPDRKWVARDFEKEFGVGRARAAKVLSELRAKGFVGGVRSGRLAHSILQNKEELLEEWLKVYKFELNEAHLYYSTREDILPRLKEYFAGKKEPSKYALTLHTGANLITSYVNTQTIYCYLPVADFKRASLDLRQVLDLKELKTGGNFYLINPYYRSATFFNTQVIKGYNVVSNLQLYLDLYHFPQRGRDHAEYLLKTLKEEGKPIA
- a CDS encoding GSU2403 family nucleotidyltransferase fold protein, whose protein sequence is MLKEFPGEKLLIKVIDDLADFLPYLVLVGGWVPYIYAKHMWKDVPNMAVTTGDIDFGVGDHDFKGKDTVASRVQRLGYGERHASMDRLIPFVPIVKDSSGDAKAEVEFITDPKVSRKVINKIVGQEIKINEIQHFSLLLGSVMPVKMNGKSIQIPTESMFVFHKLLTFVDRENKAKLRKDLYYVYYMIRFSPTKAQLCDDVVGLIKKLKEGKQVKENLKEYFASVDLKGPLFVEQENGPDAYVANVREDAFEKFGDIRRRVEE
- a CDS encoding DUF1330 domain-containing protein, giving the protein MSVYMIVEAKEVMDKNKYGEYIKKVPQTIDKFDGEYLARGGKVTVASGDWDPARIIMVRFESMEKFNAWWNSPEYRVIAPLREESTRTNAIVVEGV
- a CDS encoding penicillin-binding transpeptidase domain-containing protein, which codes for LPRPDTTSIKISADEQVALLNKLLDGKLPFSEKNIAILRDIMRAEKTGKGTLYGKTGSGAGPDGKWNVGWFVGFLEHNGTTYVFACNITGGDNPSGKTARTIIESIFKSQNLL
- a CDS encoding DUF1330 domain-containing protein; translated protein: MARGGKITVASGDWNPSWITMIKFESIDKFNAWWHSPEYKAIAMLREKASRTNVVVVEGV
- the miaB gene encoding tRNA (N6-isopentenyl adenosine(37)-C2)-methylthiotransferase MiaB; its protein translation is MKKTNPSVYIKTFGCQMNFRDSEFVIGLLIDEGFAIADSIGTADVVIFNSCSVRKHAEDRLFSNIGDLGKLKKKKPGLVIGLMGCTAQSYGAAALERAPLIDFVCGTGNESEIGRIIRSVAADRCRIVAVDKVNAKKPEIFPRYRAAPFKAFVSIGEGCDNFCSYCIVPYVRGRERSREAADIIREVNDLAGQGFKEVTLLGQNVNSYGPAQGGFVKLLEGIERIDGIERVRFMTSHPKDASPELFKAMRDLGKVCEHLHLPLQSGSNRILKLMNRKYTAGHYEKLIEDYRKILPGGAITTDIIAGFPSEADKDFKDTLKLMKKIGFDSAFTFKYSPRPPAKSCKLKDSVSENVKEERLKAIMDVQCEVSLARNSLLAGKTVEILVDGRGKDTDKITGRTRTNKVAVFDGSSRLIGKTVNVKIISATAFALKGRKG
- a CDS encoding class I SAM-dependent methyltransferase, giving the protein MKKWYESLFENYAHKYDKECYVQGTAGECDFVEQEIGQDRSLKILDIGCGTGRHTIELAKRGYNVTGVDLSGNQINWAREKAKEAGLTIDFQVQDACNLSFDCEFDLAIMLCEGGFSLMETDEMNFEILKSATKALKSKGKLIFTTLNGLFPLFHSVSEFYKSAGKEGQSQCKECSFDLLTFRDHNRVEFEDDSGNKKVLECNERCYVPSEITWLLRSLGYKKIEIFGAKLGAYSRNDKLTTDDFEMLVVAVK
- a CDS encoding metallophosphoesterase, which translates into the protein MRTFAIGDIHGAYKAMMQCFERSKFDYKKDRLIVMGDVCDGYPDVRQCIDELLKLKHCNLIIGNHDMWVLDWALRGDKPEIWTKQGGDRTMASYNGGPMPQTHIDFLKSGHLWLEVGNKLFVHAGFVPDLPLEQNSAQVLVWDRDLLKDAWEAANYRREAQITKYDDIFIGHTTTELYRTLQPIHVCNVWDLDTGAGWSGKLTIMDVDTKEYWQSELSKDLYGGTPDNLARTK
- a CDS encoding class I SAM-dependent methyltransferase, with amino-acid sequence MKARFKAIKEHFETEAKRFDKVFFKIAPFYKEAIEALVLTLPFENSKKPKIIDLGCGTGNITKAVKERYPAARVVCLDMAQNMIDMAKAKLKGHKDVEYWVGDICKYDYSNKPDAVISSLVLHHLDKKNKKLFYRKIFNALPRGGVFYSADFVLPSSDYLAKAYIEKWKRFMRKSFSPAQINDILTKHKDEDRPAELIFEIDLLRKTGFSDVEVVWKNYNFAVYGGIK